The sequence TCGCGACTAATCATGCCGTTCATCGATTGGAGCAGGGTTTCCTCCTTGATGCCCAAACGGCGCGACAACTGGGTCAGATACTCATCGCGCAACAGGTTATCATCCACCACCGAGATACTCTTCACAATACCACCGATAGCCTCCGAACGCTTCACGGGGTCGCTCACGTTCTCAACCGTCAGTTTGGTTTTGAACGAGATAAAGTCCTCGGCATGCTCTTCGATATACGCCTTGAACTCCTGGGCGGTATGCTTACGTGAGAACGAATCCGGGTCGTCGCCATCGGGCAGTAACAGCACTTTTACCTTCATGCCTTCGGCCAACAGCATATCTGTTCCTCGCATGGCGGCATGGATACCGGCCTCGTCGCCATCATACAGCAGGATGATGTTAGGCGTAAATCGTCGCAGAAGTTTTATCTGATATTTCGAGAGAGCCGTACCACTGTTGGCTACCACATTCTCCAGTCCGCACTGGTGCATGGCAATCACATCGGTATAGCCCTCAACCATATACACACAGTCTTCCTTGGCAATGGCTTTCTTACCTTGGTACAAACCATACAGCTCGCGCTCCTTGTGGTAGATTTCCGAGTCGGGCGAGTTCACGTATTTCTGTTGCACACCCTTGGTACGCGCATCCAGCAGTCGTCCACCAAAGGCCACCACCTTTCCACTTACGTTGAACCAGGGGAAGATAACACGACCCGCATAGCGATCGTACACACCCTTCTCGCCTTTGATACACAAGCCCGTCTTAATCAGGAACTCCTCCTGATAGCCCGCTTTCTTAGCGGCAATATCAAGCGCATCGCGCTTTGAAAGCGAGAAACCCAGGTTGAACTTCTCCACAATATCATCGCGGATACCACGACTACGGAAGTACTGGCGACCGATGGCCACACCGTCGGGATCGTTGTTCAGCACATCCTTAAAGTAGTTCATGGCCCACTCGTTAACAATGAACATCGACTCGCGGTCGCTCTGCTCACGTTTCTCCTCCTCGGTCAGTTCCTTTTCCTGTATCTCGATATTGTATTTCTTGGCCAGCCAGCGCAGGGCCTCGGGATAGGTAATCTGCTCGTGCTTCATCAGGAAGTTGATGGCCGTTCCGCCCTCACCACACGAGAAACACTTGCATATCTGCTTGGTTGGCGACACCATGAACGATGGCGTTTTATCGTCGTGGAACGGGCACAAGCCTTTATAGTTAACGCCCGATTTTCGCAGCGTTACAAACTCGCCCACCACGTCAACGATGTTCGTGGCATCAAGAATCTTGTCTATCGTTTGTCTGTCAATCATCCTACTTATCGTAAGCGTGTACAGGATAATCAGTTGTATAGTGCAAACCGCGACACTCCTTGCGCTCCAAAGCCCAACGTGTAATCAGATAGCCCACGTTAATCATGTTACGCAATTCGCAGATATCCTTCGAGGCCTTTACACGCTTAAACAGGCGCTCGGTCTCCTCGTAAAGCATATCCAGACGGTCCCAGGCACGATGCAAACGCAGGTCGCTACGCACAATACCTACGTAGTTCGACATAATCAGGTTTACCTCCTTCACGCTCTGGGTAATCAGCACCTTCTCCTCGTTGGTCAGTGTACCCTCGTCGTTCCACTCAGGCACCTTCTCGTTGAAGTCGTAGAAATCCACATGCTCCAGCGAGTGCTTTGCGGCCGTCTCGGCATAAACCACTGCCTCAATCAGCGAGTTGCTGGCCAAGCGGTTACCACCGTGCAAACCAGTGCACGAGCACTCACCAAGGGCATACAACTGTTCTATGCTGGTTTGTCCGTTCAGGTCCACCTTGATACCACCGCACATATAGTGGGCGGCAGGACGAACGGGGATATAATCGGTAGTGATATCGATACCCATCGACAGGCACTTCTGGTAGATATTGGGGAAGTGCTTGCGTGTCTCGGCGGGATCCTTATGGGTCACATCCAGACATACGTGATCCAAGCCGTGAATCTTCATCTCCTTATCGATGGCACGCGCCACGATATCACGTGGTGCCAGCGACAGACGCTCGTCATACTTCTCCATAAACGTCTCGCCATTAGGCAACTTCAGTATGCCACCATAACCACGCATAGCCTCGGTAATCAAGAAGGCTGGGTGCGTTTCGTTAGGGTTATGCAGCACGGTGGGGTGGAACTGTACAAACTCCATATCGGCCACTGTACCCTTGGCACGATACACCATAGCGATACCGTCGCCAGTAGCAATCACGGGGTTCGATGTGGTCAGATACACAGCACCGCAACCACCAGTACACATTACGGTCATCTTAGCCAGATAGGTATCCACCTTCTGGGTATCAGGATTCAGCACGTAGGCACCATAGCAGTTAATGTATGGCGAACGACGTGTAATTCTGGCACCTAAGTGGTGCTGGGTGATAATCTCCACCGCAAAGTGGTTCTCCTTAATGTCGATATTGGGATTGTTGCGCACAGCCTCCATCAGTCCGCGCTGTATCTCGGCACCCGTATCATCCTTGTGGTGCAGAATACGGAACTCAGAATGTCCGCCCTCGCGATGCAAATCAAATTTGCCATCGTGATTCTTATCAAAGTTCACGCCCCAGTTTACCAGTTCTTTAATCTGTTCGGGCGCCATTCTTACTACTTGTTCTACGGCTTTGGGGTCGCTGATGTAGTCGCCCGCAATCATCGTGTCTTCTATGTGTTTCTCGAAGTTATCCAGTTCGAGATTGGTAACCGATGCCACGCCACCCTGAGCAAACGATGTGTTGGCCTCATCCAGCGAGGTCTTGCATATCATACACACCCTACCCTTGTTGGCGCGAGCCACCTTCAGTGCGTAGCTCATACCGGCCACGCCAGCTCCTATCACCAGGAAATCATATTTGTATACCATGTGCTGATGTTATATTTTGTCACAAATCTGCTGCAAAATTACTTAAAATTTCCAATATTCTTTGCATCTTATCAATTTTTTTGTAACTTTGCAGCAAATAGACACCAAACTCATTACAACAATGAAACAACTAGCGCTTATAATCATGCTGATGGTTCCGATGGTGGCACTGGCACAACAGACTACCGTAGGTGGAACCATTATCGACGAGAAATCGGGGCGCCCATTGCCCCAGGTGAGTGTTTCTGCAGGCCGCATCTCTGTGGTCACAAACGAGGATGGTGCCTTCCTTCTAAAACTGGGCGATAAGCCCGCAAACATCACGGTATCGCACTTAGGTTACAAAACCAAGAAAGTGGCATTACGCGCAGGCGAGACCGAGAACCTGAAGATAAAACTTCAACCCACCACCATACAACTGCGCGAGGTGGTGATACGTACTGGTAATCCACGCGACATTGTAGAGATCGCCATCAAAAAGATTCCCGAGAACTACAGTCGCCAGCCCGAGCTGCTCAAGGCGTTCTATCGCGAAACAGCCATGAAGCGCAAGCACTTCATCTATGTGGCCGAGGGCGTGGAGGACATGTACAAAACCAGCTACACACGCGGTGTAGGTCGCGACAGAGTGGCTATCATCAAAGGTCGCCGACTGCTCAGTCAGAAACAGGGCGACACCCTGGGCTTAAAGGTCATGGGCGGTCCGGTACTGCCCGTACAGCTCGATGTGGTAAAGAACACCGAGTTACTGCTCAACCAGGAGGACATGGATGCCTACAGCTACAGCTGGGGCACACCCGAGATGATCAACGACCGCCTGCAGATGGTGGTTCTGATTGAGCCTCTCTTCAGCAAGGAGTATGCGCTGTATCATGGCAAACTGTATATCGACAACGAGCGCCTGGCATTTACCCGCATCGAGCTCAGTCTCGACATGAGCGATAAGGAGAAAGCCACCCGTACCATGCTGGTACGCAAGCCGTTCGGTGTAAAATTCAAGCCACGCGAACTGTCGTGTGTAGTCGATTATCGCTATACCGACGGTATTACACGCATCAGCTATCTGCGTAACACCTTTAAGTTCAACTGCGACTGGAAGAAACGTCTGTTCAGCACATCGTTTACCGCCACCTGCGAGATGGCCGTTACCGATAGCCAGTCCGAAGGTGTACAGCCCATCGTCAGTCGCAACTCGTTCGACTCGCACGATGCCTATTACGACAAGGTAGAATATTTTATGGATCCAGAATACTGGAACAACTACAACATTATAGAACCCTCAGAATCGCTGGATAAAGCGATACGCAAACTGGTATCAACTTACCAGCGCAATTGATTAGGTAGTAATTTAAAATGAAGCAGAATATAAGGAATTGGATTTTTTCACTCTTATTGGCAGGTACGGTAGGCAGTTTGCAGGCGCAAACGGTCGATACACTCGTAGTAGATACCTGCGCCACAGATACCATCGTTGAACTGCCCTGGCCACAGAACCTGCAGGCCCGGTTAGACACGCTTACCAGCGACCGCATGTTCGACTATACCCAACTGGGCCTGATGGTTTACGATATCACTGCCGACTCAACCCTTTACACCTATGGTGCCAAACAGATACTGCGCCCAGCCTCAACCATGAAGCTGCTCACAGCCATCACCGCACTCGATCAGTTAGGCATTAAGCACAAGTTCCGCACCTCACTTTACTACACAGGCGAGGTAGTGGATAGCGTGCTGGTAGGCGATCTGTATTGTGAGGGCGGTATGGATCCCTTGTTCGACACTACCGATATGAAGGCTTTCTCGGCCAGTGTTAAGGCATTAGGCATCCACACGGTGAAAGGCAAACTGGTAGATGTAAATACCTTTAAGGATCAGGACCTGCTGGGCGAAGGCTGGTGTTGGGATGATGATAACCCATCGCTCAGCTCGCTGCTCATCAATGGCAAGGACGATTTCATCAGTCAGTTCGCACAACAGCTCGACAAGGACAGCATCTTCCCCGATGGCCCTGCCGAATATGCAGCCCTGCCAAAGGATGCCGTTCTGCTATGCCAGCGTAGCCACTCGTTAGAGGATGTGCTGGTACCGATGATGAAGGACAGCAACAACCTCTATGCCGAGTCGGTATTCTATCAGATTGGTGCCGCTACAGGCGCCCGTCCGGCCAAGTCATCGCATGCCCGCAACGCCATCAAGCGCACCCTGCATAAGGCCGGCATCACAGGTTCGCATTATAAGATAGCCGATGGTAGCGGACTCTCGCTTTACAACTATGTAACCCCCGAGTTGCTCACCAAACTGCTGGTTTATGCCTATCGCCACCCCAGCATCTATCGCTACCTGTACGTATCGCTACCCGTAGCAGGCGAGGATGGCACTCTGAAGAAACGCATGAAGGATACCCCTGCACAAATCAGCGTGCGTGCCAAAACGGGTACCCTCACTGGTATATCATCGTTGGCAGGCTATGCTGTAGCCACCAACAACCATGTGTTGGCATTTGCCATCATCAATCAAGGCGTTATGAAGAACGATCAAGGACGTAACTTTCAGGATAAAGTATGCACAGCGATGTGCAAATGACATTAAACATGAAACATTAAAAATTAAAGATTAAACATTAAAAGATTAACGATTATCATGAAGAAAGAACAGATACTAGTTAGAATTACAGGTCAGGATCGCCCAGGCCTTACCGCCTCAGTAATGGGCATCCTCGCAAAATACGATGCACAGATTCTCGACATCGGCCAGGCCGATATCCACTCTACCCTGTCGCTGGGTATCCTCATCC is a genomic window of Xylanibacter ruminicola 23 containing:
- the dnaG gene encoding DNA primase — translated: MIDRQTIDKILDATNIVDVVGEFVTLRKSGVNYKGLCPFHDDKTPSFMVSPTKQICKCFSCGEGGTAINFLMKHEQITYPEALRWLAKKYNIEIQEKELTEEEKREQSDRESMFIVNEWAMNYFKDVLNNDPDGVAIGRQYFRSRGIRDDIVEKFNLGFSLSKRDALDIAAKKAGYQEEFLIKTGLCIKGEKGVYDRYAGRVIFPWFNVSGKVVAFGGRLLDARTKGVQQKYVNSPDSEIYHKERELYGLYQGKKAIAKEDCVYMVEGYTDVIAMHQCGLENVVANSGTALSKYQIKLLRRFTPNIILLYDGDEAGIHAAMRGTDMLLAEGMKVKVLLLPDGDDPDSFSRKHTAQEFKAYIEEHAEDFISFKTKLTVENVSDPVKRSEAIGGIVKSISVVDDNLLRDEYLTQLSRRLGIKEETLLQSMNGMISRDREEKEKEYNREQTQNAIQQEREAQGKPMAIGLHTISDQIQQVEDLLIKTIVRDGEKIIYENLQTEDGQTINLSVAQFISYDMGEDGLSFSKPVYNKILQEVVAHCGEEGFKAEEYLTRHTDYEISSIAASMAVDSYQLGKGFQLKEREGGLRSHVEHIVLDFRYYCLGAKVKELLASIKKGEGDVMATLAEYQHVDLIYKEVAKKLGR
- the nadB gene encoding L-aspartate oxidase; the encoded protein is MVYKYDFLVIGAGVAGMSYALKVARANKGRVCMICKTSLDEANTSFAQGGVASVTNLELDNFEKHIEDTMIAGDYISDPKAVEQVVRMAPEQIKELVNWGVNFDKNHDGKFDLHREGGHSEFRILHHKDDTGAEIQRGLMEAVRNNPNIDIKENHFAVEIITQHHLGARITRRSPYINCYGAYVLNPDTQKVDTYLAKMTVMCTGGCGAVYLTTSNPVIATGDGIAMVYRAKGTVADMEFVQFHPTVLHNPNETHPAFLITEAMRGYGGILKLPNGETFMEKYDERLSLAPRDIVARAIDKEMKIHGLDHVCLDVTHKDPAETRKHFPNIYQKCLSMGIDITTDYIPVRPAAHYMCGGIKVDLNGQTSIEQLYALGECSCTGLHGGNRLASNSLIEAVVYAETAAKHSLEHVDFYDFNEKVPEWNDEGTLTNEEKVLITQSVKEVNLIMSNYVGIVRSDLRLHRAWDRLDMLYEETERLFKRVKASKDICELRNMINVGYLITRWALERKECRGLHYTTDYPVHAYDK
- a CDS encoding carboxypeptidase-like regulatory domain-containing protein; the protein is MKQLALIIMLMVPMVALAQQTTVGGTIIDEKSGRPLPQVSVSAGRISVVTNEDGAFLLKLGDKPANITVSHLGYKTKKVALRAGETENLKIKLQPTTIQLREVVIRTGNPRDIVEIAIKKIPENYSRQPELLKAFYRETAMKRKHFIYVAEGVEDMYKTSYTRGVGRDRVAIIKGRRLLSQKQGDTLGLKVMGGPVLPVQLDVVKNTELLLNQEDMDAYSYSWGTPEMINDRLQMVVLIEPLFSKEYALYHGKLYIDNERLAFTRIELSLDMSDKEKATRTMLVRKPFGVKFKPRELSCVVDYRYTDGITRISYLRNTFKFNCDWKKRLFSTSFTATCEMAVTDSQSEGVQPIVSRNSFDSHDAYYDKVEYFMDPEYWNNYNIIEPSESLDKAIRKLVSTYQRN
- the dacB gene encoding D-alanyl-D-alanine carboxypeptidase/D-alanyl-D-alanine-endopeptidase — its product is MKQNIRNWIFSLLLAGTVGSLQAQTVDTLVVDTCATDTIVELPWPQNLQARLDTLTSDRMFDYTQLGLMVYDITADSTLYTYGAKQILRPASTMKLLTAITALDQLGIKHKFRTSLYYTGEVVDSVLVGDLYCEGGMDPLFDTTDMKAFSASVKALGIHTVKGKLVDVNTFKDQDLLGEGWCWDDDNPSLSSLLINGKDDFISQFAQQLDKDSIFPDGPAEYAALPKDAVLLCQRSHSLEDVLVPMMKDSNNLYAESVFYQIGAATGARPAKSSHARNAIKRTLHKAGITGSHYKIADGSGLSLYNYVTPELLTKLLVYAYRHPSIYRYLYVSLPVAGEDGTLKKRMKDTPAQISVRAKTGTLTGISSLAGYAVATNNHVLAFAIINQGVMKNDQGRNFQDKVCTAMCK